A genomic region of Roseofilum capinflatum BLCC-M114 contains the following coding sequences:
- a CDS encoding phosphoadenylyl-sulfate reductase, with translation MTNLTATSGQVHTNLDLQELNRRFSHTHPLHIIGWCLQNFPTGLVQASIFNVDDMVITDMLYRYLCPEQKIPVLFVDTLYHFPETLAFVSEATACYDLDVKAYKMASLPTRKAFEKSYGKSLWERDLEKFATLTRREPLERGLKDLEAIAYLTGRRRDQMTSHHQIEILELDSMGRLKINPLACWRGRETWAYVYEHEVMYNPLHDQGYPYISDRPTTSLIPKPVEDETLKRWRGSHKTECGIRF, from the coding sequence ATGACCAATCTGACCGCAACTTCAGGCCAAGTTCACACCAACCTCGACTTACAGGAACTTAATCGCCGATTCAGTCATACCCATCCCTTGCATATCATTGGTTGGTGCTTGCAGAACTTTCCTACGGGCTTAGTACAGGCAAGTATTTTTAACGTCGATGATATGGTGATTACAGATATGCTGTATCGCTATCTGTGTCCAGAGCAAAAAATTCCGGTACTGTTTGTCGATACGTTATATCATTTTCCCGAAACTCTAGCCTTTGTCTCGGAAGCTACAGCCTGCTATGACCTAGATGTGAAGGCGTATAAAATGGCTAGTCTTCCCACACGCAAAGCTTTTGAAAAGTCCTACGGTAAAAGCTTATGGGAACGCGACTTAGAAAAATTTGCCACTCTCACCCGTCGAGAACCCTTGGAACGGGGGCTTAAGGATCTAGAAGCGATCGCCTATCTAACGGGAAGACGGCGCGATCAAATGACTAGCCATCATCAGATCGAGATCCTTGAACTTGATTCAATGGGACGGTTGAAAATTAATCCTCTCGCCTGCTGGCGAGGCCGGGAAACTTGGGCTTATGTATATGAACATGAGGTCATGTACAACCCTCTCCATGACCAAGGCTATCCCTATATCAGCGATCGCCCCACTACCTCCTTAATTCCCAAACCCGTTGAAGATGAAACCCTCAAACGGTGGAGAGGAAGCCATAAAACCGAATGTGGGATTCGGTTTTAA
- a CDS encoding glutaredoxin family protein, giving the protein MRLILYSKPGCHLCEGLQEKLEQVQKVAFELEVRDITTNDTWWQAYEYEIPVLVVDSTPPQRLPRLSPRGTVAQLEKMLAKYS; this is encoded by the coding sequence ATGCGCTTAATCTTATACAGTAAACCCGGCTGTCATCTCTGTGAGGGATTGCAGGAAAAGCTCGAACAAGTGCAGAAGGTTGCCTTTGAGTTAGAAGTTCGGGATATTACCACCAATGACACTTGGTGGCAGGCTTACGAATACGAAATACCGGTGTTGGTTGTCGATAGCACTCCCCCTCAGCGCTTACCCCGTCTCTCTCCTAGGGGAACAGTTGCCCAATTGGAGAAGATGTTAGCCAAATATAGCTAG